From the genome of Triticum aestivum cultivar Chinese Spring chromosome 3B, IWGSC CS RefSeq v2.1, whole genome shotgun sequence, one region includes:
- the LOC123069653 gene encoding calmodulin-1, translating into MADQLTDDQIAEFKEAFSLFDKDGDGCITTKELGTVMRSLGQNPTEAELQDMINEVDADGNGTIDFPEFLNLMARKMKDTDSEEELKEAFRVFDKDQNGFISAAELRHVMTNLGEKLTDEEVDEMIREADVDGDGQINYEEFVKVMMAK; encoded by the exons ATGGCGGACCAGCTCACCGACGACCAGATCGCCGAGTTCAAGGAGGCCTTCAGCCTCTTCGACAAGGACGGAGACG GCTGCATCACCACCAAGGAGCTTGGAACTGTGATGCGCTCGCTGGGGCAGAACCCCACTGAGGCAGAGCTTCAGGATATGATCAATGAAGTGGATGCTGATGGCAATGGAACGATTGACTTTCCTGAGTTCCTCAACCTGATGGCACGTAAGATGAAGGACACTGATTCCGAGGAGGAGCTTAAGGAGGCTTTCCGTGTGTTTGACAAGGACCAGAATGGTTTCATCTCGGCAGCTGAACTCCGCCATGTCATGACCAACCTTGGTGAGAAGCTGACAGACGAGGAGGTGGATGAGATGATCCGTGAGGCTGACGTGGATGGTGACGGCCAGATCAATTACGAAGAGTTTGTGAAGGTGATGATGGCCAAGTGA